Proteins co-encoded in one Variovorax terrae genomic window:
- a CDS encoding aromatic ring-opening dioxygenase subunit LigA, translating to MSLYGMQKFLFALNREPEVQRRYREDREPLLAGYDLDDEERAAIRDGDIGKLYVLGCNGQLLMHFAPLLGMPWAEYIAAMREGVEKYGPVRAGIYAMTTRGDEKVAGV from the coding sequence ATGAGTCTCTACGGCATGCAGAAATTCCTGTTCGCGCTGAACCGCGAGCCCGAGGTTCAGCGCCGCTACCGCGAGGACCGCGAGCCCCTGCTGGCGGGCTATGACCTCGACGACGAGGAGCGCGCGGCGATCCGCGATGGCGACATCGGCAAGCTCTACGTGCTGGGCTGCAACGGCCAGCTGCTGATGCACTTCGCGCCGCTGCTGGGCATGCCCTGGGCGGAATACATCGCCGCGATGCGCGAGGGTGTGGAGAAATACGGCCCGGTGCGCGCCGGCATCTACGCGATGACCACGCGCGGCGACGAAAAAGTAGCAGGCGTATGA